The segment GGCGTGGTGATCTCGTCGATCTGCCGGCGTCGTTACTGGTCCAACCATCCCCACGGAGCGACGGTGCTGACCACGATCGCGCTCGCCGGCGCGGGAGCAATCGACATCGCCATCTCCGGATGGTCGTCGGCCACCGTGAACTTCTACCCGATTCTGTTGGTGGCCTTCGCACTCGGTGCACTGAACACCGCGTTCACGAAGAAGGAAGAAACCTATATTCCCCTGAGCTACGTCACCGGCACCATGGTCAAACTCGGCCAGGGTATCGAACGGCACATGTTCGGCGGCGGAACGCGCTACGACTGGCTCTGCTACACAGCTCTTCTCGGATCCTTCGCACTGGGAGGTGCGATCGGCGCCTTCATCGGCGTCGTCATCACCGGCCCGCAGGTATTGCTCCTCACCGCGCTGATCAGCTT is part of the Rhodococcus sp. SBT000017 genome and harbors:
- a CDS encoding YoaK family protein, producing the protein MTSPLTISRETAVGAEARLSWILSGLAGMVGAVAFLHSAGYFVTFMTGNTERAVVGHFGHPEGKEVTPGASPIAALALMGSFLAGVVISSICRRRYWSNHPHGATVLTTIALAGAGAIDIAISGWSSATVNFYPILLVAFALGALNTAFTKKEETYIPLSYVTGTMVKLGQGIERHMFGGGTRYDWLCYTALLGSFALGGAIGAFIGVVITGPQVLLLTALISFGATIFTFTHTERRSLLG